The sequence GTGTGTgtacatatgcgtgcatgtgtgtacctgtgtggTGTGGCTCACAAGGTCACCCCTGGGGGTGGGATAATAAGAGGTAAAGTGTGACCCCCTCTCTTCCGTACATTCATTTTTTCAAGCTTGTGAATATTCACATTGTTAATATAATCTTCTGCAGTCCCATGACTTCGAATAGCACTTAGATGCCGATGACCCCCCCACCAAAGAAACCCCACTGTCTCCCACAGACTCCAGGTCTGTATCTCCAACTGCCTACTCAATACAACACGTCCACCTGATACAATGAACTTAATGTGTCTAAACCCCAATTCCACATTTCCAGTCCTCCTACCGGCTCCTCCCCCAGTCTTCTCTACTTTACTATATGACAACTCCATTTTTCCCAATACTGGTTTTAAAAACCCTGGAGTAGTCCTTGACTCCAGTCTCTCTCACCTTTCAACCAATTCAGCAGCAAATACTGACAGCTCTACCTTTGCTCATCAAAGCATATCCCCAAATCACCCTATTCCAGACTGCACACTGTCATCTCTCCCTTCAATTACAGCAGTAGCCTCCTAACTAGTTTTCTTGATTCCACTCCTGCCCATCAGCAGTGAAATTACCCCAGAGCAGTTAAAATGATCTTttaggatgggcacagtggctcacgcctgtaataccagcactttgggaggtggaggctggctgATCCCCttaggttgggagttcaagaccatcctcaccaacagggagaaaccccatctctactaaaaatacaaaaattagccggatgtggtgggacgtgtctgtaatcccaactacttgggaggctgagacaggagaactgcttgaacccgggaggtggaggttgcagtgagccagaatcgtgccacagcactccagcctgggcaagaagcgcgaaactccgtctcaaaataaaataatcttctaAAAATGAcagggccaggtggggtggcacttttttataatccgagcactttgggaggctgaggtgggcagatcgcttgacatcaggggtttgagaccagcctggccaacatggtgaaactccgtctctactaaaaatactaaaaattagctgggcgtggtggcgggtgcctgtaatcccagctactcgggaggctgatgcaggagaatcgcctgaaccaggCAGAtgcaggatgcagtgagccaagattaagacactgcactccaacctaagcaatactttgtctcaaaaataaaaaaaagcctgggaaacaaagtgagaccccgtctctacaaaaaagtcaaaaaattagctgggtatggtggcagtgatggcacacacctgtagtcccggctacttgggaagctttttaatattttttgcagagaccgggtctcactctgttacctggcctggtcttgaactcctgggctccaacaatcccctttcctgggcctcccaaagtgctgggattacaggcatgagccaccgtgcccagcctcaaagcATATTTTAAAGGATAGAAATAAACAGCCATATGAAGAGATACAGACAGGGCGGTCTGGAAGGGTCCAGAGCAGGAGCTTCTATCTCCATAGAGTTGGGGTTACGTCACCCTCTGGGCACATTCTGTCAGCCTCCACACGTTCAGCCCTCAGAAGCTCCCGAACCCTGTCCTTTGGGCCTTTTATGGAGAACTCCATTGGCTGTCCATGACTGAAGCATGGACAACTGTGATAATGTGATTGGGCAAAAAGGGTCTGATCTAAGCCCAGCAAGGCCAGTCCAGATTCTTTGGGCCTTTGTGCAGCATTCCTTTCTCCAGGGTATGGGGCAAGGACCCACTCTGGAATGAGGATCCTACAACCCACAATcagattagagtcctgccttgggcaGCTGAAAAGAggacaggagaaggtcagagagacgaAAGGCTGTTTTTTGAGGCCTGAGGCACCCCAACATGACAACGTAAGACTGTAACCATGGTCATGTGAGTTATGAGCTAGGAACCCTGGACGAAACCAGCACATATACAATCATCTCCCACCTCCCAACGCCTTTACTTTCACAGCCTCTGCAGCAAACTGCGGTCACTATAATCGCTCCTGTGGCACAGAGGCATACCCAGGGGAATCTGCCCAGGGGGCCACTCTGTGCCCACGTGGGAACCCACACCTGCTTGTAAAGCCTCCCCTCCCTCTGACCAGCAACCAGGACAGTTTGTTGTTCCAAGCAGTGGGCTCATGTCTGTTTTGGCTCAGAACAGGGTGGGGAGAGCGGGCCAGGGACCCGCAGGAAGGCTTATCCTTGAGATTGCGTGGGAGACACAACAAGGGGTGGGGGCCCGCAGGCGGGGCGGGGCGAAGCAGGTGATATCAAGCCCAGAGCCCCAGCCTCTCCCCACAGTCTCACCATGGCCCGCACCGTGGTGCTCATCACCGGCTGTTCCTCGGGCATCGGCCTGCACTTGGCCGTACGTCTGGCTTCAGATCCATCCCAGAGCTTCAAAGGTATAGATaggcagggacagggagggagagaagggaggagccCTTGGAGGCCAGAAGGGAAGTCAGATCTTCCTCCTCTCCCAAAACCTCCAGTGTATGCCACGTTGAGGGACCTGAAAACACAGGGCCGGCTGTGGGAGGCGGCCCGGGCCCTGGCATGCCCTCCGGGATCCCTGGAGACGTTGCAGCTGGACGTAAGGGACTCAAAATCCGTGGCCGCTGCCCGGGAACGCGTGACTGAGGGCCGCGTGGACGTGCTGGGTGAGCCTCCTGGAAGCATATGGGCTCCTAGGAGCCTTCTCCGCCCTGCGTTGAAACCAACATGTTCCCAGGCCCAGGGAGCACGAGGGGACAGGCCGTGCTGAGGGTGATGCTGAGGCGGGCTGGTCGGGCCTCTTGTCTCCGCAGTGTGTAACGCAGGCCTGGGCCTGCTGGGGCCGCTGGAGGCGCTGGGGGAGGACGCCGTGGCCTCTGTGCTGGACGTGAATGTAGTAGGGACTGTGCGGATGCTGCAGGCCTTCCTGCCAGACATGAAGAGGCGCGGTTCGGGACGCGTGTTGGTGACCGGGAGCGTGGGAGGATTGATGGGTGAGTGGTAGGGAGTGGCCTCGGCAGCTCCAGATTCTTTGTGTGCGGAGCTGAGCCTTGAAGGCAGGTTCCGCGGGGGGGGTGGAGTGGGGTGCCGTCAGCTTGGAGGGGCACCGTCTGCCCGGGGATGACCCCCTGGCCGCTGCGCCTCAGGAACCTCGTCTCCCCACCTAAGGGCTGCCTTTCAATGACGTTTATTGCGCCAGCAAGTTCGCGCTCGAAGGCTTATGCGAGAGTCTGGCGGTTCTGCTGCTGCCCTTTGGGGTCCAGTGAGTCAACACCCCCGTTCCCCGAACCCTCTTAACTCTGACCTAGAGACGCCGAGCACCCTGTCCTGCGGGAGCCGCTCTGGGGCGATCTCCCTGGCCCTCTCTGCCCGGCTCACATtagctgtgtgccaggcacttg comes from Homo sapiens chromosome 17, GRCh38.p14 Primary Assembly and encodes:
- the HSD17B1 gene encoding 17-beta-hydroxysteroid dehydrogenase type 1 isoform 2 (isoform 2 is encoded by transcript variant 2); this translates as MARTVVLITGCSSGIGLHLAVRLASDPSQSFKVYATLRDLKTQGRLWEAARALACPPGSLETLQLDVRDSKSVAAARERVTEGRVDVLVCNAGLGLLGPLEALGEDAVASVLDVNVVGTVRMLQAFLPDMKRRGSGRVLVTGSVGGLMGLPFNDVYCASKFALEGLCESLAVLLLPFGVHSLSLIECGPVHTAFMEKVLGSPEEVLDRTDIHTFHRFYQYLAHSKQVFREAAQNPEEVAEVFLTALRAPKPTLRYFTTERFLPLLRMRLDDPSGSNYVTAMHREVFGDVPAKAEAGAEAGGGAGPGAEDEAGRGAVGDPELGDPPAAPQ
- the HSD17B1 gene encoding 17-beta-hydroxysteroid dehydrogenase type 1 isoform 1 (isoform 1 is encoded by transcript variant 1), coding for MARTVVLITGCSSGIGLHLAVRLASDPSQSFKVYATLRDLKTQGRLWEAARALACPPGSLETLQLDVRDSKSVAAARERVTEGRVDVLVCNAGLGLLGPLEALGEDAVASVLDVNVVGTVRMLQAFLPDMKRRGSGRVLVTGSVGGLMGLPFNDVYCASKFALEGLCESLAVLLLPFGVHLSLIECGPVHTAFMEKVLGSPEEVLDRTDIHTFHRFYQYLAHSKQVFREAAQNPEEVAEVFLTALRAPKPTLRYFTTERFLPLLRMRLDDPSGSNYVTAMHREVFGDVPAKAEAGAEAGGGAGPGAEDEAGRGAVGDPELGDPPAAPQ